The genomic stretch ACCCGCTCGCCGTCGAACAGCGCCAGCGACCGGTCCAGCTCGGCCGTCGGGGACGGCTCGTCGAGGTAGGGGCCGCTGTGCTCGTTGGCGAACGTGGTGCGCAGGCCGCGGACGAAGCCCGGCCACTCGGCGGCGGTGATCGGGCGGAGCTGGTCGGCGAGATCGGTCACGGGAGCTGTCTACCGGTGGGCACCGACGGTCCGCCAACCAGTTCCGCCCGGCGGCTGCAGGCTCAGCTGCGCAGGTACGCCAGGGTCGCCATCACCCGGCGGTGCTGGTCCTCGTCCTGCGCCAGGCCGAGCTTGGCGAAGATGTGCTGGGTGTGCTTCTCCACCGCGCCCTGGGTGACGACCAGCCGGCGGGCGATCGCGGCGTTGGAGTGCCCCTCGGCGATCAGCCCCAGCACCTCCCGTTCCCGCGGCGACAGCGACTGCACCGGGTCGTCCCGCCGGCGGCGGGCGAACAGCTGGGAGACCACCTGCGGGTCCAGCACGGTGCCGCCGGAGACGACGTCGTCCAGCGCGGTGAGGAACTGCTCGACCTGGGCGACCCGGTCCTTGAGCAGGTAGCCGACGCCGCCTGCCCCGTCGGCGAGCAGCTCGTCGGCGTAGGCGACCTCGACGTACTGGCTGAGCACCAGCACCGCCGTCGACGGCACGACCCGGCGCGCCTCCACGGCGGCGCGCAGCCCCTCGTCGGTGTGCGTCGGGGGCATCCGGACGTCGACGACGGCGACGTCGGGCCGGTGCTCGACGACGGCGCGGACCAGGCCGGGCCCGTCGGCGACCGCGGCGACGACCTCCGCCCCGGCCTCCCCGAGCAACCGGACGAGGCCCTCGCGGAGCAGCACCGAGTCCTCGGCGAGCACGACGCGGCGGGGGGTGGTCATGGACACGGGAGGTCTCCGATCAGGCGGGTCGGGCCACCGCGGGGGCTGTCCACGGCGAGCACGCCGTCCACCGCGCGCAGCCGGTCGGCGAGCCCGGCCAGCCCGTGGCCGGGCGCGAGGACGGCTCCGCCGCGGCCGTCGTCCTCCACCTCGACCCGCAGCCGGCCGGCCCGGCAGACCACGCTCACCCGGGCGACGGTGGCCTCGCTGTGCTTGGCGGCGTTGGCCAGCGCCTCGCTGACCAGGAAGTAGGCGGAGTTCTCCACCGCCGGGGCGAGCCGCTGCCCGGGTGCGAGGTCGACGGCGAGCTCGACCGGCACCGGGGAGCGGGCGGCGACGGCGGCGAGCGCGGCGGCCAGACCGCGGTCGGCGAGCACCGGTGGGGCGATCCCCCGGGACAGCGCCCGCAGCTCCTCCAGCGTCTCCCGGGTCTGCTCCGCGGCCTCCCGCAGCGTGGTCCGCGCGCCGGCCGGGTCGCGCTCGAGCATCCGCTCGGCCCGGTGCAGGTCCATGCTCAGCCGCACCAGCCGCTGCTGCGGACCGTCGTGGATGTCCCGTTCCAGCCGGCGCAGCGCCACCGCCTCGGCGGCGACCGCGGCGTCCCGGCCCTCGGACAGCCGGCCGATCTCCGCCTGGGCCTCGCCCCGCCAGGTCAGCAGCCCGCGACCGAGCTGGGCCTGGGCCAGGGCGCAGCCGCGGACGACGGCCGGCAGGGTGAGCGCGAAGACCAGCCCGATCACCGCGTAGACGGCGATCCGCAGGGGCAGGCCGCCGTCGAACCCGAGCAGCTCGGGCAGGTCCTGGTCGTCCGGGCCGTCGGGCAGCGCCCAGCCCCAGGCCGGGAAGGTGAGCCCGCCGAGGGCGACCGACCACCAGGCCACCACCAGGGAGAAGGCCGGAGTGGCGACGCCCAGGTGGAGCAGGGCGTGCAACGCGTCCAGCCAGCGCTGCGGGTCGCGCAGCGGGGTGATCAGCCGGCGCAGGGCGGATGCGCCCGGGTCGGCGACGTGGTACCCCGGCGTCGGCACCACGCGCCCGAGCACCGCGGGCAGTCGGCTGCGTTCCAGCGCGGCGAATCCCCGGGCGGCGTACAGCGTGCCGGCCAGCAGCGGCACACCGACCCAGATCACCACCAGACCCGCGCCGGCCGCCAGCCCGGTGACCACCAGGACGAAGGACAGCAGCGAGAGCGGGAAGGCCAGCAGGACGTAGCCGGTGTCCACGCCCAGCTGCCGCCACCAGCGGCGGCGGGGGAGCCGGTCGGTCCGCCCGGCGGGGAGGACCGCGGTGTCGGTGATCATGCCGACCAGCCTGCTCGGCCCTTCGGCCCGCGCCGAGCCCGCAGGCTGGCCGCCGTGCCTTCGGGCTGCCCCGACCTCTGCGCGTCCATCTCGGCGGGGATCATCCTGGCCGCCCGATCCGGCGTCCAGCACCCGCTCCACCTGTGGGTCCGGCGGCGAGGCCTCTACCCTCGGGACCCAGTCGACCGCATTCGTGCCCGCCGGCACCGAGGACCCCGGTTCCCCGGTGCCGTGGCCACAGGAAGAAGGCCATGCGCCCCGCCGCCGCCGTCCCGTCCGCCGCCTTCGCCCTGGTCCTGCTGGCCGGGTGCACCAGCGGGGAGTCCTCCGACGACCCCGCCGGCGCCCAGGCCCCGGAGGACACCGCGTCGGCCGTGACCGCGGCCCCCGACGCAACCCGGACCCTCGTCACCGACGCCGACCCGGTGGCCTCGGCCGTCTCCACCAGCCGCGCACTGTTCCGCAGCTCACCGGTGGTCGTCCTCGCCGAGGCCGGCGACCCGGCCGCTCAGCTGCTCGGCGCCTCGGCTGCGGTGGGGCTGGGCGTGCCCCTGCTGCTCGACGACGGGTCGGCTGCCGACGACGTCCTCGACCCGGAGCTGGACCGGCTGGGTGTGGAGACGGTGCTCGCGGTCGGCGACGCCTCGGTGGAGGGGGTCGACGACGTGCGCGCCGTCCCCGCCGACGTGGACGCCGTCGGTGAGGTGACCGGGCTGGACCTGGACACCGCCGAGCCGGTCGCCGCCGACGGCCGGGTCGCCGCGGTCGCCGCACTGGACCCGGAGTCGCCCGCCGCGCTGGAGCCGGCTCCCGAGGAGCCGCCGGCCGGGGAGTCGCCGGCCGCGGACCCCTCCGCCTCGCCGTCCGCCTCGCCGTCGGCCTCCCGGTCGTCGTCGGCGGCCTCGTCGTCGGAGGCCTCGTCGTCGGAGGCAGCGGCGACCGAGCTGCCCGACCCGTTGCCGGAGTTCGACCGCGGCGAGCCGCTGGTGGAGACCCTGGTGGTCACCAGCGGCAGCTCCGACGCCCTCGCCGGGGTCGCCACCGCGCGCGCGGCCGGGGCCGAGGTGCAGCTGATCGAGGGCACCGACCCGCGGGCCTCGTCCGAGCTGGTCGACCGGCTGGCCGCCGAGCCCACCGTCGTCGTCCTGGGCGCCGACCTCGGCGCCGAACCGGGCCTGGAGTGGAAGCTGGACACCGCAGCCACGGGCACCCAGCTGCCGGGCGGCGGCCAGCTGCTGTTCCCGGAGCACACGATGATCGCCCTCTACGGCATCCCCGGCAGCGGGGCGCTGGGCCTGCTGGGCGAGCAGGACCTGCCCGCCTCCATCGCGCGGGCGCAGCAGTACGCCGACGAGTACCGGCCGCTGGTCGACAACACCGTCGTCCCGACCTTCGAGATCATCGCCACGGTCGCCTCGGCCTCGGCCGGCCCGGACGGCAACTACTCCGCCGAGCAGGACGTCGAGACGCTGCGCCCGTGGGTGGAGGCCGCCGGTGAGGCCGGCCTCTACGTGGTGCTGGACCTGCAGCCGGGTCGCACCGACTTCCTCACCCAGGCCAAGCAGTACGAGCCGCTGCTGGAGCTGCCGTACGTCGGCCTGGCGCTGGACCCGGAGTGGCGGCTCGGGCCGAACGAGGTGCACCTGGTGCAGATCGGCCAGGTCGGCATCGACGAGGTCAACCAGGTCGTCACCTGGCTGGCCGACCTGACCCGGGACAACGCGCTGCCGCAGAAGCTGCTCGTGCTGCACCAGTTCCAGGTCCGCATGATCGTCGACCGGGAGCGGCTGGACACCTCCCGGGACGAGCTGGCGATCCTGGTGCACGTCGACGGGCAGGGGTCGCAGCCGGCCAAGCAGGACACCTGGGCGGTGCTGCACCGCGACGCCCCGGAGCCGCTGTACTGGGGCTGGAAGAACTTCATCGACGAGGACGTCCCGATGATCTCGCCGCAGGAGACCATCGAGACGGTGCAGCCGACGCCGGAACTGGTCACCTACCAGTAGCGGCCGGCCCCTTGGTTCTGTCGGTGCTCCCCGGCAGGATCGTCCGCGAGCGTCCGACGAGGGCAGGAGCGGTGCCATGACCGGTGTGATCTCCGAGGGGACCGGTACGACCGGGGCGGTGGAGCTGGAGCCACGCCTGGCCGAGCACCGGCGCGAGCTGACCGGGTACTGCTACCGCATGCTCGGGTCGTCCTTCGACGCCGAGGACGCGGTGCAGGAGACGATGGTCCGCGCCTGGCGTTCCCTCGACCGCCTGCAGGGCGCGGGCGCGCTGCGCTCCTGGCTGTACCGGATCGCCACCAACGTCTGCCTCGACGCCCTCGACGGGCGCAAGCGGCGGGCGCTGCCGGTCGACCTGTCCGGGGGCGAGCCGAGCGCGCCGGTGGTGGCGTCGCTGGCCGGGGTGCTGCCCGACGGGGCGTGGATCCAGCCGGCGCTGGACCGCCAGGTGCTGCCGACCGGCGCCGACCCGGCGGAGCTGGCCGTCCAGCGGGAGTCGGTGAAGCTGGCGTTCGTCGCGGCGCTGCAGCACCTGCCGCCGAAGCAGCGGGCGGTGCTGATCCTGCGCGACGTGCTCCGCTGGCGGGCCGACGAGGTCGCCGGGCTGCTGGAGACGTCGGTCGCGGCCGCCAACAGCGCGCTGCAGCGCGCGCGGGCCACCCTCGCCGCCCACCGGTCGGCGGAGGACCAGCCGGCTCCGGTGGTCGCCGCCGAGCACACCGAGCTGCTGGCCCGCTACCTCGACGCGTTCGAGCGGTACGACGTCGAGGCGCTGGTCGCGCTGCTGCACGAGGACGCGGTGATGGACATGCCGCCGTACGCCATGTGGCTGCGTGGCTCGGCCGACATCGCCACCTGGTACACCGGCCCGGGTCACGGGTGCCGGGGATCGCACGTGGTGCCGCTGGAGATGAACGGCAACCCGGCCTTCGCCCAGTGGCGGCCCAGCGGGCCCGGTGGCTCCTTCGAGCCGTGGGCGGTGCACGCGCTGGAGTTCCGCGACGGCCTCGTCGTGCGGACGACGGCGTTCCTGGGGCCGCAGCTGTTCGAGCTGTTCGGCCTCCCGCGCAACCCGCAGCCGGCCGGCCGATGAGTCCGGCGACCGGGAGAGGTCTGTAGGGGCATGACCGCGACCCAGGAACCGATCCCGCTGCTCGCCGCCAGCGAGGCGTTCAGCGGCTTCTCCGTCGACGACCTCGACCGTGCCCGCGCCTTCTACGAGCAGGTGCTGGGCCTGCGCACGTCGCCGACCGCGATGGCCGGGGTGATGCACCTGCACCTGGCCGGTGAGCGGCACGTGCTGGTCTACGCGAAAGGCGGTGACCACACGCCGGCCACGTACACGGTGCTGAACTTCCCGGTCGCCGACGTCGACGCGGCGGTCGCCGAGCTCGCGGCCCGCGGGGTCGAGTTCCTGCACTACGACTCCCCGCCCACGGACGAGAGCGGGGTCATGCGTGCCGGTGGCCCGCTCATCGCCTGGTTCACCGACCCCGCCGGCAACGTGTTCTCCGTGATCGAGCAGGGCTGATGGCCCGCCTGCTCTACGCCGTCATCTGCTCGCTGGACGGCTACACGGTCGACGCGCGGGGGAGCTTCGACTGGGCGGCACCCGATGCGGAGGTGCACGCGGCGGCCAACGACCTCGAACGGCAGGTCGGTACCGCCCTGTACGGCCGGCGCATGTACGAGACGCTCGCGGTCTGGCAGACCGTCGGCGGTCCGGACGTGTCGGCCGTCGAGAACGAGTACGCCGATGCCTGGCGGGCCACCGACAAGGTCGTCTTCTCCCGGACCCTGGCGGAGGTCGGCACGCCCCGGACCCAGCTGGAGCGGGAGTTCGACCCGGAGCTGGTCCGGCAGCTGGTCGCCGTCGCGGACCGGGACGTCAGCATCGGCGGACCGGAGCTGGCCGGCCAGGCACTCCGCGCCGGGCTGGTCGACGACCTGCACCAGTTCCTGCACCCGGTCGTCGTGGGCGGCGGCACCCGGGCGCTGCCCGACGGCGTCCGGCTCGACCTGGAGCTCGTCGCCGAGCGCCGGTTCGCCGGCGGCGTCGTGCACCTGCACCACCGCCGGCGCTGAACCCCGCCGCGGGACGGCTCGAGCCGGCCTCAGCCGCCGGCCGGGTCGGCGTCCGCGGGCTGGGGGCGCCGGCTCGAGGTCACGAGCAGGGGGACGACGACGTCGTCGACGATCGAGTCGAGTGCTGCGTCCGTGAGGGCGCCGACGACGAGGAACTCGTGGCGGGCCAGGTCGAAGGGCAGCGACAGTGCCCTCGGCGCCAGCGGGGTCGCGCCCAGCTCGCCCCGCGTGCGGGCTCGCTCGATGCTCGGCTGGAGCAGCTCACCGACCTGCGAGAAGAGCAGGACGCGGAGTGACTCGCCCGCGGACGCATCCAGCTCCGCCATCAGGCTGAGCAGGGTCGCCCGGTTGGTCTCCCCGACCAGAGCACGCATCGTGCGCAGCAGACTCCGCAGGTCCCCGGCGAGGCTGCCGGTGTCGGGAGCCGGGATCAGGTCGCGGGAGCGGGTCGACGTGGTGGCCGCGACGATCATCTCGGCCTTCGACGGCCAGCGCCGGTAGAGGACGGCCTTGCTCGTCCCCGCCCGTGCCGCGATCCGCTCGTAGGTCGCGCCCGCGTAGCCGTGCTCACGCACGTCGGCCAGGACCGCGTCCTCGATGGCGCGCTGGAGTTCGGCGCCACGTCGGCGAGTGGACGTCATGACACACCTCTTAGGGAACGTTGCGTTTCTTATGGCCGGGACCTACGGTGAGAAGAGACGGAGCGTATCTTAAATCTGGAGGTCATCATGGCAACGGTCGCGACACCTGACGGCGCCCCTCCCGGAGACAGTCTGCGGAAGTCCGGGCTGGTCGTCGTGGCACTCACCGCGCTGGCGGTCACGCTGTTGCTGGCCTTCGCCCTGCCGGCCATCCACAGTGGCGCGCGCGGCGTACCGATCGGCGTGGTCGCGCCGGCGGGCCAGGCCGAACAGGTCGGGCAGCAGGTGCCGGGGGTCGACGTCACCACCTACGCCGACCCGCGAGCGGCACGGGAGGCGATCCTCGACCGGGAGGTGTACGGCGCCGTCGTGATCGAGGACGACGGATCGGTGGAGACCCTGGTCGCCTCGGCCGCCAGCCCGCCGGCCGCCGCGGTGGTCGAGCAGATCGGTGCCGGAGTGGCGGCGACGACCGGTGCCGAGGCCACCGTCACCGACCTTCGTGCATTCCCCGACGACGACCCCCGTGGCGTGGGGCTGTCCGCCGGCGCACTCCCGCTGGCGCTCGGTGGCTGGATCGCCGCGGTGGTCATCCTGCTGGTGGTGCACACGCCGGTGTTCCGCGTGCTGACCGCTCTCGGGTTCGCCGTCGTCGGCGGTTTCGCCATGACCGCGACGCTGCGCTTCGTCACCGGGACCTTCGACGACGCCTACCTGCTGACCTCCCTCGGCGCGACGCTGGGCATCGCGGCCACGTCCGTCGCGGTCCTCGGACTCCGCAGCCTGCTCGGCGGTGCCGGGATCGCCATCGCCGCGGTCGCGCTGATCCTGCTGGGCAACCCGCTGTCGGGGCTGTCCAGCGCTCCCGAGATGCTGCCCTCGCCCTGGGGTGCGATCGGCCAGCTGCTCCCACCCGGCGCGACGGGGTCGCTGCTGCGCAGCCTCGCCTTCTTCGACGGGGCCGGGGCGCTGCAGCCGCTCGTCGTCCTGAGCTGCTGGCTGGCGGGCGGGGCCGTGCTCTACGCCATCGCGCTCCGGCGTGAGCGCGGCGACGCCGACGCCGCGGCTCCCGAGCCCGGCGACCGGACGGCGGTCGCCGGCGCCCACGGGTGACGTCCGGCGGCCCGGTCGACGCGCGGGATGCCGGCGCCTCGCCGGGACGTGCGGACAGCCGTGCGAGCTCCCGGCCACGTGGAGCGGGTGACCGGGATCGAACCGGCATGGCCAGCTTGGAAGGCTGGGGCTCTTCATCCCCACTGTGGCTGGTCTGTGGAGAGTCAACCGAATGTCGTGCCTTCCACGTGCCTCAGCGCTGGTCCGAAGACCGGGGCGCTTCCTCGGGCCGGTCGGCGGCCCTGCCGGGCGGGCGGCTCGCGAAGGGCGTACTGCCCACCCCTGCGGACACCGGACGCTTCGGTCTGCCATGACCCCGTCCGCGGTGATCGGACCCTCGCTGAGGACGCGCTCGCCGGCGCCTTCGAGGAAGGACTGCGTCGCTGGCCGGAGCCCGGCGTGCCCGAGAAGCCCGAGGGCTGGTTGCCCACCGCGGCCAGGAATCGGCAACTCGACGTCTGGAAGTCCGCGGCGTGGACGGCGGCACCGCTCGAGGAAGGCCGGCTCGTCCAGCTCGGGTCGGGTCGGGAAGCAGTCACTGACCGCGTCAATCGCCGACCGGTACCTCGCTGCGGTCACCGGACCACAGGACGTGGAAGGCGCCCGCGCTGTCGATGCGTCGGTAGGTGTGCGCACCGAAGAAATCGCGCTGCCCCTGGATCAGCGCAGCCGGTAGCCGCTCGGATGCGAGCGAGTCGAAGTAGGCCAGCGCGGAGGAGAAGCCGGGCGCCGGCACCCCGGACAACGCTGCGGTGGCAACGACCCGGCGCCATGCCTGCGCGCCTCGAGTGACTGCGTCGGCGAAGTAGTCGTCGGCCAGCAGGGTCGCCAGCTGCGGGTCCCGGGCGTAGGCCTCGACGATCCGGTCGAGGAACCGGGCGCGGATGATGCAGCCGCCGCGCCAGATCCTGGCCACCGCGCCCAGGTCGATGTCCCACCCGTACTCGCGGGCGCCAGCGACGATCAGGTCGAACCCCTGCGCGTAGGCGACCACCTTGGAGGCGTAGAGCGCGGCCCGTACGTCGTCCTCAAAACCGTCGTAGGACGGCTGCACCTCCGGCCGCTCCGACATCGCCGTCTGGACGGCGGCTCGCTGTGCCGGCCTGCTGGACACCGCGCGGGCGAAGACCGCCTCGCCGATGCCCGAGACCGGCACCCCGAGGCCAAGGGCGTTCTGCACGGTCCACACGCCGGTGCCCTTGGACCCGGCCTGGTCGACGACCACGTCGACCAGCGGTCCACCAGTACGGGCGTCGGTCTGCCGGAGCACCTCCGCGGTGATCTGTATCAGGTAGGACTCCAGGTCGCCGGCGTTCCAGGTGGCGAACACGTCCGCGATCGCTGGCACGTCGTGCCCGCCCACCCGGCGTAGGAGGTCGTAGGACTCCGCGATCAGCTGCATGTCGGCGTACTCGATGCCGTTGTGCACCATCTTCACGAAGTGGCCGGCGCCGTCGGTGCCCACGTGGGTGACGCACGGCTCGCCCTCGGCGACCGCGGCGATCGACGCCAGGATCGGCCCGAGCGTCGCGTAGGCCTCCGGGGAGCCACCGGGCATGATCGACGGGCCGTGCAGCGCGCCCTCCTCGCCGCCGGAGATGCCCGCGCCCACGAAGTCCAGGCCGCGTTCGCGTACCGCGCGCTCGCGGCGGATCGTGTCGTGGAAGTCGGCGTTGCCGCCGTCGACGATGATGTCGCCCGGCTCGAACCGCTCGGCCAGCTGTTCGATGACCGAATCGGTGCCCCGGCCAGCCTGCACCATGATGATCGCCGTCCGCGGCCGGGCCAGCGACGCCACGAAGTCGTCGATCGACTCCGACGGCACCAATCCCGCGTCAGGGTGCTCCGCGACCAGGGCTCGGGTGCGCCCTGGCGAGCGGTTGTAGACCGCGACGGTGTTGCCCGGTCGGCTGGCGAGATTGCGGGCCAGGTTCGAGCCCATGACGGCCATGCCCACCACGCCGATGTTCGCTCGGCCCGGCTCGGTCGCCCTGGTCATGGTCGTCTCCGTTCTGCAGCGAGGCAGGTCGTCGGCTCGTCGTGGTCATCGGCTCGACGAGCCGCTTCGGGCGCGGTGGGCCGATGCCGGGGGCCGGGGTTGCGTCGGCGGGACGCTGGGGTCCCTCCGACTCCGCGGGACGTTAGGTCGTGGCTGCGCGACCTACCCGGAGTTGCCTGATGTTGGCTCCGGGTGGCCTCCGCCAGCAGTCGGGGACGTCCCGGTCCCTGCTCGCGGCGAGGACGACGCTCACGTCACCGCGGTTCGCCGACCGCAGGGAGGCAACTCGTGGCAAGGGCACGGGCGCCGCGCTGGCCATCACTACGTTCGACCACCGGTTGTCGCTCCTAGCGATGGCTGACGTGCGGATGAGGGGACGACACAGTGGCTGGAACGACGGTTGTCACGGCCGGCAGCTCGGTCGAGACGTGGTTGGCGCACCCGGAAGGCGGCCCGCTGCTGAGG from Modestobacter roseus encodes the following:
- a CDS encoding response regulator codes for the protein MTTPRRVVLAEDSVLLREGLVRLLGEAGAEVVAAVADGPGLVRAVVEHRPDVAVVDVRMPPTHTDEGLRAAVEARRVVPSTAVLVLSQYVEVAYADELLADGAGGVGYLLKDRVAQVEQFLTALDDVVSGGTVLDPQVVSQLFARRRRDDPVQSLSPREREVLGLIAEGHSNAAIARRLVVTQGAVEKHTQHIFAKLGLAQDEDQHRRVMATLAYLRS
- a CDS encoding sensor histidine kinase; the protein is MITDTAVLPAGRTDRLPRRRWWRQLGVDTGYVLLAFPLSLLSFVLVVTGLAAGAGLVVIWVGVPLLAGTLYAARGFAALERSRLPAVLGRVVPTPGYHVADPGASALRRLITPLRDPQRWLDALHALLHLGVATPAFSLVVAWWSVALGGLTFPAWGWALPDGPDDQDLPELLGFDGGLPLRIAVYAVIGLVFALTLPAVVRGCALAQAQLGRGLLTWRGEAQAEIGRLSEGRDAAVAAEAVALRRLERDIHDGPQQRLVRLSMDLHRAERMLERDPAGARTTLREAAEQTRETLEELRALSRGIAPPVLADRGLAAALAAVAARSPVPVELAVDLAPGQRLAPAVENSAYFLVSEALANAAKHSEATVARVSVVCRAGRLRVEVEDDGRGGAVLAPGHGLAGLADRLRAVDGVLAVDSPRGGPTRLIGDLPCP
- a CDS encoding sigma-70 family RNA polymerase sigma factor; its protein translation is MTGVISEGTGTTGAVELEPRLAEHRRELTGYCYRMLGSSFDAEDAVQETMVRAWRSLDRLQGAGALRSWLYRIATNVCLDALDGRKRRALPVDLSGGEPSAPVVASLAGVLPDGAWIQPALDRQVLPTGADPAELAVQRESVKLAFVAALQHLPPKQRAVLILRDVLRWRADEVAGLLETSVAAANSALQRARATLAAHRSAEDQPAPVVAAEHTELLARYLDAFERYDVEALVALLHEDAVMDMPPYAMWLRGSADIATWYTGPGHGCRGSHVVPLEMNGNPAFAQWRPSGPGGSFEPWAVHALEFRDGLVVRTTAFLGPQLFELFGLPRNPQPAGR
- a CDS encoding VOC family protein is translated as MTATQEPIPLLAASEAFSGFSVDDLDRARAFYEQVLGLRTSPTAMAGVMHLHLAGERHVLVYAKGGDHTPATYTVLNFPVADVDAAVAELAARGVEFLHYDSPPTDESGVMRAGGPLIAWFTDPAGNVFSVIEQG
- a CDS encoding dihydrofolate reductase family protein; protein product: MARLLYAVICSLDGYTVDARGSFDWAAPDAEVHAAANDLERQVGTALYGRRMYETLAVWQTVGGPDVSAVENEYADAWRATDKVVFSRTLAEVGTPRTQLEREFDPELVRQLVAVADRDVSIGGPELAGQALRAGLVDDLHQFLHPVVVGGGTRALPDGVRLDLELVAERRFAGGVVHLHHRRR
- a CDS encoding TetR/AcrR family transcriptional regulator; this translates as MTSTRRRGAELQRAIEDAVLADVREHGYAGATYERIAARAGTSKAVLYRRWPSKAEMIVAATTSTRSRDLIPAPDTGSLAGDLRSLLRTMRALVGETNRATLLSLMAELDASAGESLRVLLFSQVGELLQPSIERARTRGELGATPLAPRALSLPFDLARHEFLVVGALTDAALDSIVDDVVVPLLVTSSRRPQPADADPAGG
- the gndA gene encoding NADP-dependent phosphogluconate dehydrogenase; amino-acid sequence: MTRATEPGRANIGVVGMAVMGSNLARNLASRPGNTVAVYNRSPGRTRALVAEHPDAGLVPSESIDDFVASLARPRTAIIMVQAGRGTDSVIEQLAERFEPGDIIVDGGNADFHDTIRRERAVRERGLDFVGAGISGGEEGALHGPSIMPGGSPEAYATLGPILASIAAVAEGEPCVTHVGTDGAGHFVKMVHNGIEYADMQLIAESYDLLRRVGGHDVPAIADVFATWNAGDLESYLIQITAEVLRQTDARTGGPLVDVVVDQAGSKGTGVWTVQNALGLGVPVSGIGEAVFARAVSSRPAQRAAVQTAMSERPEVQPSYDGFEDDVRAALYASKVVAYAQGFDLIVAGAREYGWDIDLGAVARIWRGGCIIRARFLDRIVEAYARDPQLATLLADDYFADAVTRGAQAWRRVVATAALSGVPAPGFSSALAYFDSLASERLPAALIQGQRDFFGAHTYRRIDSAGAFHVLWSGDRSEVPVGD